The following proteins come from a genomic window of Nicotiana tomentosiformis chromosome 12, ASM39032v3, whole genome shotgun sequence:
- the LOC138902783 gene encoding uncharacterized protein: MNKYEFPIGKKKDKQRSNEETEENKYMSDLPFPPRQRREKVDKQFGHMQVNLHFTEFFSQMPTYSKFLKEILSKKRKVVETSLADQTTVILEGIVEDVLVRVDTFAFPVDFIVVNIKENKEVPQILGRPFLATGREVLDIHEGELMLRVGEERVVFNNNNDPVKSH, encoded by the exons ATGAATAAATATGAATTTCCAATAGGGAAGAAGAAAGACAAGCAAAGAAGTAATGAAGAGACTGAAGAAAACAAATACATGTCTGATTTACCTTTCCCTCCTAGGCAAAGAAGAGAGAAGGTAGATAAACAATTTGGTCATATGCAAGTTAATCTACATTTCACGGAGTTCTTCTCTCAGATGCCAACATATTCCAAGTTCCTCAAGGAGATATTATCAAAGAAGCGAAAAGTGGTAGAGACATCG CTTGCGGATCAAACCACAGTAATACTTGAAGGAATAGTGGAAGATGTACTAGTTAGGGTGGATACATTTGCATTTCCCGTGGATTTCATTGTGGTGAACATAAAGGAAAATAAAGAGGTCCCTCAAATTTTAGGAAGACCCTTCTTGGCAACTGGCAGAGAGGTACTAGATATTCATGAAGGAGAGCTCATGCTAAGAGTGGGTGAAGAAAGAGTTGTGTTCAACAACAAtaacgacccagtaaaatctcactag